A genome region from Streptomyces antimycoticus includes the following:
- a CDS encoding HAD family hydrolase, whose amino-acid sequence MAQLAQYSVSHGLAADEALLAGFVGRRGDEALAEHVHRFPGCTVQELFHEALGYLNGPDSPPAYPVRGAEALVRRLHADGVPIAVVTSGPRKYAVELLQLVGGADLFAAMISAEDVRQGKPHPEGYRSGCAALGVDPDRAVAFEDAPAGIAAAKAAGLSCVGITTTHPAAALRAADIVVSDLTEVDWPSLAAGPFSPNVA is encoded by the coding sequence GTGGCGCAGCTCGCGCAGTACTCGGTGAGTCATGGGCTCGCTGCCGACGAGGCGTTGCTCGCCGGCTTCGTCGGGCGCCGTGGTGACGAGGCGCTCGCGGAGCATGTGCACCGATTTCCCGGCTGTACCGTCCAGGAGCTCTTCCACGAGGCGCTCGGCTATCTGAACGGGCCGGACAGCCCCCCGGCCTACCCGGTTCGGGGAGCCGAGGCGCTGGTGAGGCGATTGCACGCGGACGGAGTCCCGATCGCGGTGGTGACCTCCGGTCCGCGGAAGTACGCGGTCGAACTCCTCCAACTCGTCGGGGGCGCGGACCTGTTCGCCGCGATGATCTCGGCTGAGGACGTTCGTCAGGGGAAGCCCCACCCCGAGGGCTACCGGTCCGGGTGCGCGGCCCTGGGAGTCGACCCGGACCGGGCGGTTGCCTTCGAGGACGCACCCGCGGGTATCGCGGCGGCCAAGGCGGCCGGACTGAGCTGCGTGGGGATCACCACCACACACCCCGCCGCCGCCCTTCGAGCGGCGGACATCGTCGTGTCCGACCTCACTGAGGTCGACTGGCCGTCTCTCGCCGCAGGGCCCTTTTCACCGAACGTCGCGTGA
- a CDS encoding sugar transferase: MRRGGLLSPFSSERGRLANGAVSRPANNWEQRYRRTVITSDTVATAFVVAAIGNFFGARDAANWHEKWGILAFGTELLVLGALAVSRSWAPAVLGQGAEEFRRLGRSLFTATVVLALGGIALTSRNIKLWIFVAIPAIALITMTARYVLRLWLHKQRKEGRCLRPVLAAGSPATVRDLIARTRKFPHLGWRVEAVCTTDGRGLDSDQLDGVRVVGRLTDVAKHVRHDGYRVVAVTPDPHWSPDRLQRLAWNLEGSDAEMVVAPVLMEVAGPRLHVDAVLGIPLLRVSMPTFTGGRRAIKGVVDRVGAAVLLLLFAPLMVLVGLLVLLDSRGGAFYRQRRVGKDGREFTILKFRTMVAGAHGARTELADRNEGAGLLFKLRRDPRVTRVGAVLRRYSLDELPQLFNVLTGSMSLVGPRPPLPEESAAYGPDIRRRLLVKPGLTGLWQISGRSDLPWEEAVRLDLRYVEDWSLALDTVILWKTLRAVLHGQGAY, translated from the coding sequence GTGCGGCGAGGGGGATTACTCAGCCCGTTTTCGTCAGAGCGCGGGCGTCTGGCGAACGGGGCAGTCAGCCGGCCCGCGAACAACTGGGAGCAGCGGTACCGCCGTACCGTGATCACCAGCGATACCGTGGCCACCGCCTTCGTGGTGGCGGCGATCGGCAACTTCTTCGGGGCCCGGGACGCGGCCAACTGGCACGAGAAGTGGGGAATTCTCGCATTCGGCACCGAGCTGCTGGTGCTGGGGGCGCTTGCGGTGAGCCGGTCATGGGCTCCGGCCGTGCTCGGCCAGGGCGCCGAGGAATTCCGCCGGCTCGGACGCTCACTGTTCACGGCGACCGTCGTCCTGGCGCTCGGCGGGATCGCCCTGACCTCGCGCAACATCAAGCTCTGGATCTTCGTCGCGATCCCCGCGATCGCGCTCATCACCATGACCGCGCGGTATGTGCTCCGCCTCTGGCTGCACAAACAGCGCAAGGAAGGACGGTGCCTGAGACCGGTGCTCGCTGCCGGGAGCCCGGCCACCGTGCGCGACCTGATCGCCCGAACCCGCAAGTTCCCGCACCTCGGCTGGCGGGTGGAGGCGGTGTGCACGACGGACGGTCGCGGGCTCGACAGTGACCAACTGGACGGAGTGCGGGTCGTCGGCCGACTGACGGACGTCGCCAAGCACGTCCGTCACGACGGCTACCGGGTCGTCGCGGTCACACCGGACCCGCATTGGTCACCGGACCGGCTGCAGCGGCTGGCCTGGAACCTCGAAGGCAGCGATGCCGAGATGGTCGTGGCCCCCGTGCTGATGGAGGTGGCCGGCCCGCGGCTGCACGTCGACGCGGTGCTCGGGATCCCACTGCTGCGGGTCAGCATGCCGACCTTCACCGGGGGCCGCCGGGCGATCAAGGGGGTTGTCGATCGGGTGGGCGCGGCGGTCCTCCTGCTGCTATTCGCGCCGCTGATGGTGCTCGTCGGACTGCTCGTGCTGCTGGACAGTCGGGGTGGGGCGTTCTACCGCCAGCGCAGGGTCGGCAAGGACGGCCGCGAGTTCACCATTCTCAAGTTCCGCACCATGGTCGCCGGGGCCCACGGGGCACGTACGGAGCTGGCCGACCGCAACGAGGGCGCGGGCCTGCTGTTCAAGCTCCGCCGGGATCCGCGGGTGACCCGGGTGGGAGCAGTGCTGCGCCGGTACTCGCTCGACGAGCTCCCGCAGCTCTTCAACGTGCTCACCGGATCGATGTCGCTCGTCGGACCGCGGCCTCCGCTACCGGAGGAGTCCGCCGCGTACGGCCCGGACATCCGGCGGCGGCTGCTGGTCAAGCCCGGGCTCACCGGCCTGTGGCAGATCAGTGGACGCAGCGACCTGCCGTGGGAGGAGGCGGTCCGCCTCGACCTGCGGTACGTGGAGGACTGGTCGCTCGCCCTGGACACAGTGATCTTGTGGAAGACGCTGCGTGCGGTGCTCCACGGGCAGGGGGCGTACTGA
- a CDS encoding Wzz/FepE/Etk N-terminal domain-containing protein, protein MSDDTIRLVTIGRMLRRRWRLLTVVAVLGALVGYGTSLLFPPRYTTSASVLLPGQWEERELLTQAEIATSSVVVDRVAATLGWPGVSGSELRERVSAKAADGNIIKISGTADTPERARQLSDQVAQQFITFAARLAGDNTDPESAAGPEDLRKMVVQTNRRITDLAEAADPGQTVESVQARTELAKLRTALQEAVKKLDEADPTTNRANMVVMGPAARPTGEAAPTRTQFIVAGALLFFLLAVIGHLAAARVSRRPRTAPEIAAALGSTLLGTVDVPGERRAHRPDGRGPRARIRRLLGVDIRWDLPTPRTSGDETGRQIRYRRVCARLRDQVPAPRRLLVVVPDGDEVARRAAGQLVAEAESDPSPASSSRGYPMLRVVGVSVSRPMVPDRENESGALVVLSAGSRTAEELADVAEACADAGHEVVGTVVVGTVRARPTRSADPPRDAVTPALTVRGHGPGGSV, encoded by the coding sequence TTGAGCGATGACACAATACGCCTGGTCACGATCGGGCGGATGCTCCGTCGGCGCTGGCGGCTTCTCACCGTCGTCGCCGTGCTGGGTGCGCTCGTCGGTTACGGCACCTCCCTGCTGTTTCCGCCGCGGTACACGACGTCGGCATCGGTACTGCTGCCGGGGCAGTGGGAGGAGCGCGAGCTGCTGACTCAGGCGGAGATCGCGACCAGTTCGGTGGTGGTCGACCGCGTGGCCGCCACGCTCGGCTGGCCCGGGGTCAGCGGCAGCGAGCTGCGGGAGCGAGTGAGCGCCAAGGCCGCCGACGGGAACATCATCAAGATCTCGGGTACGGCCGACACCCCGGAACGTGCGCGGCAGCTCTCCGACCAGGTGGCCCAGCAATTCATCACCTTCGCCGCGCGGCTCGCGGGCGACAACACCGACCCCGAATCGGCGGCCGGGCCCGAGGACTTGCGGAAGATGGTGGTGCAGACCAACCGCCGCATCACCGACCTGGCCGAGGCGGCCGATCCGGGGCAGACCGTGGAGAGCGTGCAGGCCCGCACCGAGCTCGCGAAGCTGCGTACCGCGCTGCAGGAGGCCGTGAAAAAGCTGGACGAGGCCGACCCGACGACCAACAGGGCCAACATGGTCGTCATGGGGCCGGCGGCCCGGCCGACCGGCGAGGCCGCGCCGACGAGGACGCAGTTCATCGTCGCCGGGGCGCTGCTGTTCTTCCTGCTCGCGGTCATCGGCCATCTCGCCGCCGCACGGGTGAGTCGCCGACCGCGCACCGCACCGGAGATCGCCGCGGCGCTGGGCTCCACGTTGCTGGGTACCGTCGACGTACCTGGTGAACGGCGCGCGCACCGGCCGGACGGGCGTGGCCCGCGGGCCCGGATCCGCCGGCTGCTGGGCGTCGACATCCGGTGGGACCTACCGACCCCGCGGACGTCCGGCGACGAGACCGGCAGGCAGATCCGCTACCGGCGGGTGTGCGCCCGCCTCCGGGACCAGGTGCCGGCCCCCCGGCGGCTGCTGGTCGTCGTCCCGGACGGCGACGAGGTCGCCCGCCGGGCCGCCGGGCAGCTCGTCGCCGAGGCGGAGAGCGATCCTTCCCCGGCCTCTTCGAGCAGGGGATACCCCATGCTGCGGGTGGTCGGGGTTTCGGTGTCCCGGCCGATGGTGCCGGACCGCGAGAACGAGTCCGGTGCCCTGGTCGTGCTCAGCGCGGGCAGCCGGACCGCGGAGGAGCTCGCCGACGTCGCCGAGGCGTGTGCGGACGCGGGGCATGAGGTCGTCGGCACCGTCGTCGTCGGCACGGTCCGGGCCCGTCCGACACGGTCTGCCGACCCTCCTCGGGATGCCGTCACGCCGGCGCTCACGGTCCGCGGCCACGGGCCGGGAGGTTCAGTGTGA
- a CDS encoding Wzz/FepE/Etk N-terminal domain-containing protein gives MTTSKTSESSASAPLLDLQALVVAVRRRRRLWCSLALLGLLVGGAVAVLLPPPPTAVTKVLVAHKEDQPNDTGTLIRTDVALLQTTRIADKALRSLKSPEKPEDFMQDYRGTGLTNNVLQITVTGDSDAQAVARAKALADAFVADHVRRMRETAKAESKALLDQRDRMRDELTRVNEEIGDRSPESDPKASAGIESLFARRAELNSRIAEFDQRAAEARTGTPKVVSGTQIVDAPRAVRYSLPKAAVTDAAIGLVLGLVLGLALAAVGTVVADRPVLRREIAANLGASVIAELPRRSGRLWQRRRTRAARIRLTTSLARTVRDSAEPVSLLELGCARSTSAIALDVAGALAADGPVVIVDGLPGQQLAGRRPKPGDPTVVGGERAAAVPDQERRLGVGSVAPGTAWTDLQYLGTQTVLVVRAGHGSAAWLHTVARQLADQRIPVIGVVLIDPDPRDRTDGTLWDGLHIALRGHGERPARQNVKDRLRTERLPMWAARVPDSDQEAR, from the coding sequence GTGACGACGAGCAAGACTTCGGAGTCGTCGGCCTCCGCTCCGCTGCTGGACCTGCAGGCGCTGGTGGTGGCGGTGCGCAGGCGCCGTCGCCTGTGGTGCTCCTTGGCGCTGCTGGGGCTGCTGGTCGGTGGGGCGGTGGCGGTCCTGCTGCCACCACCGCCGACCGCGGTGACCAAGGTGCTGGTCGCGCACAAGGAGGACCAGCCGAACGACACGGGAACGCTGATCCGCACCGACGTGGCACTGCTGCAGACCACGCGGATCGCCGACAAGGCCCTGCGGTCCCTCAAGTCCCCGGAAAAGCCCGAGGACTTCATGCAGGACTACCGGGGTACCGGCTTGACCAACAACGTGCTGCAGATCACGGTGACAGGCGACAGCGACGCGCAAGCGGTGGCCCGCGCCAAGGCGCTGGCCGACGCGTTCGTCGCGGACCATGTGCGGCGGATGCGGGAAACCGCGAAGGCCGAGTCCAAGGCCCTGCTCGACCAGCGTGACCGCATGCGGGACGAACTCACCCGGGTCAACGAGGAGATCGGAGATCGGTCGCCGGAGAGCGATCCAAAGGCGTCGGCGGGCATCGAGTCGCTCTTCGCCCGCCGCGCCGAGCTCAACTCGCGGATCGCCGAATTCGACCAGCGCGCCGCGGAGGCGCGCACCGGCACGCCCAAGGTCGTCTCCGGTACGCAGATCGTGGACGCCCCGCGCGCGGTGCGGTACTCCCTGCCCAAGGCCGCCGTCACCGACGCCGCGATCGGGCTCGTCCTCGGGCTCGTCCTCGGGCTCGCGCTGGCCGCGGTCGGCACGGTGGTGGCGGACCGCCCCGTGCTGCGCCGGGAGATCGCGGCGAACCTCGGTGCCTCGGTCATCGCGGAGCTGCCCCGCCGGTCGGGCAGGCTGTGGCAGCGCCGGCGCACCCGGGCGGCACGGATAAGGCTCACCACGTCCCTGGCCCGCACCGTGCGCGACTCCGCGGAACCGGTGTCGCTGCTGGAACTGGGCTGTGCGCGCAGCACGAGCGCGATCGCCCTGGACGTCGCCGGGGCACTGGCGGCGGACGGCCCAGTGGTCATCGTCGATGGGCTGCCCGGCCAGCAGCTCGCAGGCCGCCGCCCGAAGCCAGGAGACCCGACCGTGGTCGGCGGCGAGCGTGCCGCGGCCGTGCCGGATCAGGAGCGCCGGCTCGGAGTCGGCTCGGTCGCGCCCGGCACGGCGTGGACCGACCTCCAGTACCTCGGCACCCAGACCGTGCTCGTCGTGCGTGCCGGGCACGGCAGCGCCGCATGGCTGCACACCGTGGCGCGGCAGCTCGCGGACCAGCGCATTCCAGTGATCGGTGTGGTGTTGATCGACCCCGATCCGCGTGACCGGACCGACGGCACGTTATGGGACGGGCTGCACATCGCGCTGCGGGGCCATGGCGAACGACCGGCCCGGCAGAACGTGAAGGACCGGCTACGGACGGAGCGGCTGCCGATGTGGGCCGCACGGGTCCCGGACAGCGACCAGGAGGCGCGGTAG
- the asnB gene encoding asparagine synthase (glutamine-hydrolyzing) has protein sequence MCGIAGTYRWPDGKVVTDRLTDTLAHRGPDGAGRYGHRAGDGEVHLGHRRLAVIDLSGTGAQPMVSDGLALTYNGELYNAPELRAELTAAGVRFRGTSDTEVLLEAWRRWGTGCLPRLRGMFAFGIFDERTGDLVLARDQLGIKPLFLLRRGAGLVFASELKALAAATGESLEVDHAALVASLLYYWVPDSRCAFREAEKLPPGSWLRFRADGRVERGRFWDLKDVAAEGRERARAGEQPDVAAVVEESTRRHLLSDVPVATFLSGGLDSSYLTALAARDRPGISAYTIGFRAEDARFEAMPDDLRHARRVAERFGVDLHEIEIAPNVLDLLPEMTYHLDEPIGDPAAINTFLICSAAREAGVKVMLSGMGADELFAGYRKHLANLLALRYQRVPRPLRRGVSAAVDRLPVATSRRGYRSVRFAKRFLSFADLPEETAFRRSYTMYDQDELLALIDPDLAGTVEDVLTEHADIYQDNDLDDFVNRMCLGDARMFLPGLNLTYTDRSSMAASTEVRVPYVDVEVVKAAFAVPGNRKIVGRQGKAVLKEAATSILPREIVYRPKGLFSAPLRAWMSRDLAPLVREVVNDGVLVRSGFLRRDALARMVAEDAAGQRDFSKHLWHVLTLEYWYRDATSGSGQSTRLTA, from the coding sequence ATGTGTGGCATCGCAGGCACGTACCGATGGCCGGACGGGAAGGTCGTGACCGACCGGCTCACCGACACCCTCGCCCATCGCGGTCCGGACGGGGCGGGCCGGTACGGCCATCGCGCCGGTGACGGCGAAGTGCACCTCGGGCACCGTCGGCTGGCCGTCATCGACCTGTCCGGGACCGGCGCCCAGCCGATGGTCTCGGACGGCCTCGCCCTGACGTACAACGGCGAGCTGTACAACGCGCCCGAGCTGCGTGCCGAGCTGACAGCCGCTGGGGTGCGCTTCCGCGGTACCTCCGACACCGAGGTGCTGCTCGAGGCCTGGCGGCGCTGGGGCACGGGCTGCCTGCCCCGGCTGCGCGGCATGTTCGCGTTCGGGATCTTCGACGAGCGCACCGGCGACCTGGTGCTCGCCCGCGACCAGCTCGGCATCAAGCCGCTGTTCCTGCTCCGGCGCGGTGCGGGCCTGGTGTTCGCCTCCGAGCTCAAGGCACTGGCCGCCGCCACCGGCGAGTCGCTGGAGGTGGACCATGCGGCGCTGGTGGCCTCGCTGCTGTACTACTGGGTGCCGGACTCACGGTGCGCGTTCCGCGAGGCGGAGAAGCTGCCGCCGGGGAGCTGGCTGCGATTCCGGGCCGACGGCCGGGTGGAGCGCGGCCGGTTCTGGGACCTGAAGGACGTCGCCGCCGAGGGGCGGGAGCGGGCCCGGGCCGGCGAGCAGCCGGATGTCGCTGCCGTCGTCGAGGAGTCGACTCGGCGCCATCTGCTCTCCGATGTACCCGTGGCGACCTTCCTCTCCGGCGGGCTGGACTCCAGCTACCTGACCGCGCTGGCGGCCCGCGACCGACCCGGGATCTCGGCCTACACGATCGGATTCCGTGCCGAGGACGCCAGGTTCGAGGCGATGCCGGACGACCTGCGCCATGCCCGGCGGGTGGCCGAGCGGTTCGGCGTCGACCTGCACGAGATCGAGATCGCGCCGAACGTACTCGACCTGCTGCCGGAGATGACATACCACCTGGACGAGCCGATCGGCGACCCCGCCGCGATCAACACCTTCCTGATCTGCTCGGCAGCCCGGGAGGCCGGGGTCAAGGTGATGCTCTCGGGGATGGGTGCCGACGAGCTGTTCGCCGGGTACCGCAAGCACCTGGCCAACCTGCTCGCGCTGCGCTACCAGCGCGTCCCGCGGCCCCTGCGGCGCGGGGTGTCCGCGGCCGTGGACCGGCTGCCGGTCGCCACGTCCCGCCGGGGGTATCGGTCGGTGCGCTTCGCGAAGCGGTTCCTCTCCTTCGCCGATCTGCCGGAGGAGACCGCGTTCCGGCGCAGCTACACCATGTACGACCAGGACGAGCTGCTCGCCCTGATCGACCCGGACCTGGCCGGGACGGTCGAGGACGTGCTGACCGAACATGCGGACATCTACCAGGACAATGACCTCGACGACTTCGTCAACCGCATGTGTCTGGGCGACGCCCGGATGTTCCTGCCGGGCCTGAACCTCACGTACACGGACCGCTCCAGCATGGCCGCGTCGACCGAGGTGCGGGTGCCGTACGTGGACGTCGAGGTGGTCAAGGCAGCGTTCGCCGTGCCCGGGAATCGCAAGATCGTCGGACGGCAGGGCAAGGCCGTCCTCAAGGAGGCGGCCACCTCGATCCTGCCCCGGGAGATCGTGTACCGGCCCAAGGGACTCTTCAGCGCCCCGCTGCGGGCCTGGATGAGCCGGGATCTGGCACCGCTGGTGCGCGAGGTGGTCAACGACGGGGTGCTCGTCCGTTCGGGGTTCCTGCGCCGCGACGCGCTGGCGCGGATGGTCGCCGAGGACGCCGCCGGACAGCGGGACTTCTCCAAACATCTGTGGCATGTGCTGACCCTCGAGTACTGGTATCGCGACGCGACCTCTGGGTCCGGCCAGAGCACTCGGTTAACGGCTTAG
- a CDS encoding bi-domain-containing oxidoreductase has translation MKQVVQNYKSGELAVLDVPVPGCKPGGVLVRSAYSLISTGTELMKVSEAGMSMLGKARSRPDQVAKVMQSVATNGVPATYRKVMGKLDSYTPLGYSLCGVVEQVGVGIDDVKVGDLVACAGNEHALHAELNWVPKNLYAPVPDGLAPRHAAFGTVGSIAMQGVRQGESRLGEVALVIGLGLIGQLVVQLLAASGVRVVGADPDPARCELAAGLGAAACGDPASTTVEAAVAELTGGHGVDQVYLAAGGGSNQPVELAARLCRDRGRVVDIGKCRLDLPWNAYYEKELDVRFSRSYGPGRYDPEYELEGRDYPIGYVRWTERRNLACFLDLLARRSVDVEPLVSHVADFDDAVETYQRLKDGGLKAVTVLFRYPGHPDQAVESGEAAAPAVAVPAVRPRSGGASTPARAVPTPVRLAFVGAGNYATSMLLPHLAPRDGVVLSTVVTTTALSAANAQRKFGFAEATTDLDAVLGDPSIDAVFVVTRHSSHAELTRRALLAGKPVFVEKPLALTEDELANVVAAVEESGNDRLQVGFNRRFAPLLQEARKRFGARTGPANLRYLVNAGRLAHGSWYLQQGTEGSRFAGEGGHFIDTASWLLDSDPVSVYAVATSGHEDLQVVLRYPDGSTATISYVTSGPADFPKETLDLVADGKALRLDDFVRAAVYDGGRKRWISSRLPKARDKGQSAELAAFIKAVRTGGPMPVPLESLIATTTATLAVRTGLAGGAPVTLARAR, from the coding sequence GTGAAACAGGTTGTGCAGAACTACAAGAGCGGCGAGCTGGCGGTGCTCGACGTGCCGGTGCCGGGGTGCAAGCCCGGCGGTGTGCTGGTCCGCAGCGCCTACTCGCTGATCTCCACCGGGACCGAGCTCATGAAGGTGTCCGAGGCCGGCATGTCAATGCTGGGCAAGGCCCGCTCCCGGCCCGACCAGGTGGCCAAGGTCATGCAGAGCGTGGCCACCAACGGGGTGCCCGCCACCTACCGCAAGGTGATGGGCAAACTGGACTCCTACACGCCGCTGGGCTACTCGCTGTGCGGGGTGGTCGAGCAGGTCGGCGTCGGGATCGACGATGTGAAGGTCGGCGACCTGGTGGCCTGCGCCGGCAACGAGCACGCGCTGCACGCCGAGTTGAACTGGGTGCCGAAGAACCTCTACGCACCGGTGCCGGACGGCCTCGCGCCACGGCACGCGGCCTTCGGCACCGTCGGGTCGATCGCGATGCAGGGCGTCCGCCAGGGTGAGTCTCGGCTCGGCGAAGTGGCGCTGGTCATCGGCCTCGGCCTGATCGGGCAGTTGGTGGTGCAGCTCCTCGCCGCCTCGGGCGTCCGCGTCGTCGGGGCCGACCCCGACCCGGCGCGCTGCGAGCTCGCCGCGGGCCTGGGCGCCGCGGCCTGCGGCGATCCCGCGTCCACCACCGTGGAGGCCGCCGTCGCCGAACTCACCGGCGGGCACGGCGTGGACCAGGTGTATCTGGCCGCCGGCGGCGGCAGCAACCAGCCCGTCGAGCTGGCCGCCCGGCTCTGCCGGGACCGCGGCCGGGTCGTCGACATCGGCAAGTGCCGCCTGGACCTGCCGTGGAACGCGTACTACGAGAAGGAGCTCGACGTCCGGTTCTCCCGCAGTTACGGCCCCGGTCGCTACGACCCTGAGTACGAGCTGGAGGGGCGGGACTACCCGATCGGCTACGTGCGCTGGACCGAGCGCCGCAACCTGGCGTGCTTCCTCGATCTCCTCGCCCGCCGCAGCGTCGACGTGGAGCCGTTGGTCTCCCACGTCGCCGACTTCGACGACGCCGTCGAGACGTACCAGCGCCTGAAGGACGGCGGCCTGAAGGCCGTGACCGTGCTGTTCCGGTATCCCGGGCACCCCGACCAGGCCGTGGAATCAGGGGAAGCGGCGGCCCCGGCGGTGGCCGTGCCCGCGGTGAGGCCACGCAGCGGTGGAGCGTCCACCCCGGCCCGGGCCGTCCCGACGCCGGTGCGCCTCGCGTTCGTCGGCGCGGGGAACTACGCGACGTCGATGCTTCTGCCGCACCTGGCGCCGCGCGACGGAGTCGTGTTGTCGACCGTCGTCACCACGACGGCGCTGTCCGCGGCCAACGCGCAGCGGAAGTTCGGCTTCGCCGAGGCGACCACCGATCTGGACGCCGTGCTCGGCGACCCGTCCATCGACGCGGTGTTCGTGGTCACCCGGCACAGCTCACACGCCGAACTGACCCGAAGAGCGCTGCTGGCCGGCAAGCCCGTGTTCGTGGAGAAGCCCCTGGCCCTCACCGAGGACGAACTGGCCAACGTGGTCGCGGCGGTGGAGGAGTCCGGCAACGACCGGCTGCAGGTGGGCTTCAATCGCCGGTTCGCGCCGCTGCTGCAGGAGGCCAGGAAGCGGTTCGGCGCCCGGACCGGTCCGGCGAACCTCCGCTACCTGGTCAACGCGGGCCGCCTCGCGCACGGCAGCTGGTACCTCCAACAAGGCACCGAGGGCTCGCGGTTCGCCGGCGAGGGCGGACACTTCATCGACACGGCGAGCTGGCTGCTGGATTCCGACCCGGTCTCGGTGTACGCGGTCGCCACGTCCGGCCACGAGGACCTGCAGGTCGTGCTGCGCTACCCGGACGGGTCCACCGCCACCATCAGCTACGTCACCAGCGGCCCGGCCGACTTCCCCAAGGAGACGCTGGACCTGGTCGCCGATGGCAAGGCGTTGCGGCTCGACGACTTCGTCCGTGCCGCTGTTTACGATGGCGGCCGCAAGCGGTGGATCAGTTCGCGACTGCCCAAGGCCCGGGACAAGGGCCAGTCGGCCGAGCTGGCCGCGTTCATCAAGGCCGTGCGGACCGGCGGGCCGATGCCGGTGCCGCTGGAGTCGCTGATCGCCACCACGACGGCCACCCTCGCCGTGCGGACCGGCCTGGCCGGCGGTGCGCCGGTGACGTTGGCGAGGGCGCGATGA